In Synchiropus splendidus isolate RoL2022-P1 chromosome 15, RoL_Sspl_1.0, whole genome shotgun sequence, the genomic stretch CACAGCTTTTGTCCGACGCCTCGTCGTCTTCTTCCTTTGCCGCcgtggtggcagcagcagcggtggcggcggcggcagcagcagcagcagcaggagcctcCTGTCATGTCAAAAACTATCTTAATATATCTGACTGACTGGCTCATATTTCCTCCAATCACAGACGTAATTCAGCTCACATTTCCTGTCACGTTGCCGTTGGCCTGCTTGGCCTTGACCGTCGCCGGCAAGGCCTTCTTCTTGGTTAACTTTTTCTTCTTGGACTTTGCCGTCTTCTTCGCCCCTTTATTCTTGTTCTGCCACACTTTCACTTTGGCTTTACTGGCATCCCCTTgctgcacaaaataaataaattaataaaataaaataattgcaaAAAGAGACAGAGCTTTCCACAATATTCACCCCTTCTTCCGCGTTGGCGACTTCCTCTCCTCCCGGACACTGTAGCTGCTGCTCTTGCTCTTTTTCAAACACCTCCTGAGCAGCGTTTGCAAGTAAGGGTGAGCCCACAGGTTGACGGAGAGCAACAGCACACCCTAGTGGCTATTATTCAGTAGCACACTCACCACCATGCGTTTTCTGGTTAACGTGACGGTGACTGTGACGATGGAGCCCGCCGTGATGTTATTGCTGTCTTCATCATCCAGAACTGCAGACAAGGGTTTAAATGAATAGACCATCAACAATCATGTATGTCACAAAAAAATGCAGTGGCATCTActattagtagtagtactatTATACTACTAATCAGAGGAATCattgaatatattatttttgtcgATCtactggaggactggagacaagaagcaggagctgagaccagctgtggccTCTGAACTTTGGACGTGCATGGTTCAAGTTCaaaacattgcccagtttgtttcgtGAGTCAGTTTCCATGCTGGAACCCATTTTTAAaactggtttagaagtgatcctcatgcacgTGTAAAGCACATACAGCACCATTGCACCTGCAGCTTATGGaccggtgcagcttatgtatgaacaagatctattttccttcttaaacttagtgggtgtggctaatattccggttcACTCTATAGAATGGAATACACTGTAATAAGATCACTGCCACTTTTTCAAGATGGTTGCCAGCTGTTACATGCTGAAAAAGCTTAGACGATGCAAATGAACTGATGCGTTTCTAAGCTCTTCCATCCTGAAATATTTCTAGAGACACGTTTAGTAACCATACctgaatttcaattttagaaTGTTCTGATGTGACATTTTGGCTTCAATGGCTTGaacatatttgaaataaatgagaTGAGAACTGACCCTGCAGTttggtttccatggtgatgTGAGGGAAGCTGCCCAGCACAGACATGACCTCATCATACTTCTCCTCTCCCAGGAAACGCAGCATGATGCGCCTGTCTGAGTCTTTGAGGCTCACCAGATCCTGCAGACTTCGGACTTTGTACTGGACATTCGGGGAAATAGGAGAACATTTTGGAgtcagatgacaaaagcaggGTCGTGTTTGATTTGGTGCAGCATAATAATCCTGGTGTGTATGAGTGTGGTACCTTCTTGGATATGCAGTAACGGAGATTGTCCTCTTCAAAAtgtggcagctgcagcagcgggGATTTAGACTCCTGCAGGCCCTGGACTGTCATCTGGGTCAACTTCATGCAGTTCTCTATTGTCACCAGACGAGGTGCGTGAAAACCTACATGAATCAAGGAAGAGGAAAATCAGGGAAACAGTTCGACTCAAGAGATTAAGGACACATACTATTTTATGGTTGAGAAATACAGACAGTACTGTAAACTACAGCCTCAATTCAAGAGAACAAAGCCTCATCAAAGCAAGCTTCAGACAATGTGAATATATTTGATCTAAAATGGGATATGGATGAGTGGGCTCACTGGAGACGCTgcttttaataaaatatgaatttcaaACAAGACCATCTATGATGTTTGGATTGGCACAAGCTGAAAAAACATCGTCACCTCCTCTGCTGTTGGCCATCATTGTGAGCTGGCAGCCCACGTTGATcatctcctggaggagagcTGGACACTTCCTCACCACAAACCTCTGATCTGGAAGACAGACAAACATGTCTGGTTAGAGGTGGTGATCAATCTTAGATTCAAAGATCATGATGAGGATCCATCCTTTGTCACAAGCATCGACTGCATCTCAGTCACCACTGCAGCCCTCGGTATCATATTTATTCACCTGTTCCAAGTTGACAAATGCAAAAACAGGAAATGGCTTCATGGTTTACAAAGGCTGAATCACATGCAGTCGCCGAGACGCGGCTCACTTGAAGCACATGTTTAGAGAAGAGACGTCAGCACTGCTGCATTAGCCACCTCATGTGGTGTTTACTCCTGATCCTTTCTAAACTGTAACACCCACAAAATCAGAACATGTAGCTAGGCTTTTATCCAAACACAGTCATGCCAAAGAAAACAGCTGAATATGATGCTGCCTTGAAAAAATTTCAGAATTCTAGTGCTTCAAGAACTAACAAAACTAACAGAAttatactctttttttttagtctaGCCATAATTGATACACAAATATAAAAGACATAAAGTGAAGTTCCACAAATCTAACTGAAAAAAGCTAACAACTTTGAAGTTCTTAGGAACTATTAGAaagtacaaaaaatatatatttatttatagttaaaGAGGCACTCTAATACTGAAGACTCACCTTCTTCCAACTCCTCGGACACCTCCATCCGGGCCAGGTGAGACAGAACCAGAACCCTGGCTTTTAAACTGTAGGGGTAACAAAACGGTGGCTCTTTCTTCTTGACGTTGATGTTTCCCAACTCTCGGATCAACTGGCAGCAAAATCAAAATCAGGCGACTGAAACACCTTAAAGGCgacagtgaaaaacaaagttgcagcGCTGATCCGCACCTGTGGCACCTCGATGTTGTCTGTAGGCCGTATTGTGGCTTCTTTATTGCTGCGTGGGTCAAACTCAAAGGCTGCTGTTAACACCATCCCAAGTCCTGAGAGACAGAAAGACTAttattttttggggaaaaaatgccATAACCAATACAAAACAATAGTGTATATTTTCATGTAGACAATAGTGTATGTATAACAAGcacaaataattaaataaaaatagagtcCAAAAAACGTAcgtttcatgttcatgttgggAGTCTTGTACATAAAGTGCATGAAGAGCTGAGTGGTGTTGATGAGGATCTGGTCTCCGCTGTATTTGATGGATCGATACCACCATGTCCCCTGAAACACAAAGTCTCATGTATAGCATTTTGGACTCTCTATTGCTGTTGGTGTTTTCACTTTGCCAAGTCTTCTTACCACGACAACAGGCAGTATAACCATGAAGGCAAATCCGTAGACAAGCAGCACCTACAGATGAAAAAGCAGAATTAACAAGGTAACTGTCTCACCCAAACACTGAGTCCCAACTCACGGTTCAAgagtttttatgtgttttttttcttcatactatAGCTCCTGAAAGGTTGGTGCAAAACATATTGACAGGTAGTTTTCGGAAAATATTAAATGCTTATCACAATGGAAAACGGGTTGCGAAGCATTCATACGAAtctaactaaaaataaataaactaaaataaaaaagtttcaGTGACAGTGGGGAGGGTGCTCAGCCCTACCCACAGTATCTAAAAAAGCTCGACCATTGCACTCCTTATTGGCAGTAAAACTGAGCTATAAACTAAGACTGCCGTTGTCAAATTCTCTTAAAATTTACCGGTAAACCgttcacacacactgaaaaacaacaaaccttTTTACACCTATAAAATCTACCAAACCAACCAGCCGAGAATTGTAGGATTAAATCAATTAAAGTTAGTTTGAATAACTTGGGACGCGATTAAAGAACCTTCAAAAAAAAAGGTACAGATCAATGATACCACCAAACAGGGACAAAAACATAGCAATCATCCCACCTGCATTCATGGCAAAATCATAAACCGACGTTAATAGAAAGAGTGATTTCAGTTCTTACAAGCATGGAGTTCTTCTGGTCAACAATCCAGGCAGGAAGTGCAATACCAAAGCTGGTGGCTGCAATGAAAGATAGATCATCACTCATGCAAAATCATGTCACATTTTCTTGTGGCTGGCACCTCAGTAGATCAGCTAGGACTCACCTCCAGGACCGTCTGGGTTGCCGTACAATTCCCAGTTCTGTCGTGACTGTTCATTGGTCAGGCTAACAAAGAGCAAAAGAAGAGACGTTTTTTATTCCTGTCAGTGAAACAAGAACACAGTTGGAGATTCTTACGCAGCATAGGCTTTGGCGATCATCATGAACATCGCCTCATCCCCTCCTTTATCAGGATGGTACTTGAGTGACAGCAAATGATATTGCTTTTTGATTTGGGACGGAGACGCGCCCTACAGACAGAACACAGGGAATAAAAAGTCTTAATGTGCTGGTAATaaaagtgtcaaactcaatcctttttattgaacaGAAACAGGCTAGACTTTATGTGTGCTTTGCTTACCGGGTCCAGGCCGAGGACTTCATATGGATTATACTCCTGGTACTCCCTGTCCAGCTTGGACACCTTGTAGGCcagcaacagaaacacaacCCACCCAAATAACAAAGCTGCTTTCCTGTAGAAGAGCAGGagacaaacacatgcatgttaAACAACACTAGTGTTACCACTTACAACACGTTTACAGTGTGTTTGCAAGACTTTTGAACACGTATTTGCATGGATCGTCTCACGAAATCAACTTTAAGTGGCGTCGGTTTCACTGCGTGTTGTAGTTTGGCATCATATTCTACACTTGTTTCCATGACAATAGCAAACCTCAGCGTCCTACTCTGCAGCATctgttgccacggcaaccaATCACTCCCTTGGAGTGGCTCCAGCAGGAATACGCTCAATAGACCACCCCATCAAACACCAGAGTTCTGATTCAAGCATGAGGAGGGAGTGATACTGCTATTAGCGATGATGATCACTCACAGTTCCATGTCACGAGGAGCTCAAATTCGCCAAGAGCAGACGGTGTGAAGAGGGAGGAAAGGAAAGTGTGAAGAGATGGGGAAGTCTAAAAGTGAGAGGATGGGGGCGAATACATTTCCACACCAGCAACAGCGCCGTGTGTATTAAATGGAATTGCTGTGTGAAAGTATCAATGATTCTCCACAAATCTCAAAAACAATATGATTAAAAAACTGCAATATTAACtctgaaataaaacatgttgaaatgaaagttGCCTCGGATCAACAGACACCTTTAAATCaacaacaaaagtgttgataccaTGCATCCATGAGGAGCTCTATACTTAACTACAAAGAAGCAAAGGTCCTTAAGATACACTGAATTGTGCTGATGCTTGAGTGCAGCCTACATTCATATAAGGATAGCAGAGGGTGATGTTTGCAACATTTTACACTGTGTCAACCAAAAACATTCAATCTAAATCAAAAGGAAACCTGGAAGAAGTGGCCTGGACTACAACAGTCATTCAATATTCATAAAGTAATACAGTAAATGATTTATATCTCAGCAACTGTAGGGAAGAAAGGTCACCACATGTGTGTCTCTTTCTTCTTCCCAGGAACATATTTCTCCCAGCAGAGCGGCTAAATCAACATGGTTTCTtggagaggtgaacatttcaataccaacataacaaaacaaacagttcaTGTGCCAGTCTTGTCAATTTTAGAAGAAAATCTGAGTGGTGACTTTTCCAAAATGATTCTGCAAAAAATGATGACTCATGTGTTGCTGAGAAACATTGGACGGCAGCTCGTAGCATCAGAGCCCACAATTTCATTTATAACTAAGGTGACTTACTTAAGTGTTGGAATGATGCTCTGCTGTGACTTCATCAGCCGCAGCCGGTACCATAGGCATCTCCCGTGGACCCTTCGCAAGCTCTTAAGACGCAGTTGTTCTAGAACAGAGACACAGCAGGGCATCAATTCATAGTTTCCATATCATGTCACTATCCACAAACATTGTTTGACAAGCCTAAAACCAGTGTAAACAGTTATGCTaccgtttttatttattattatcaatcaCTTTTTTCAATTCAGTTTTTTCCTGCAAGCACCTTTTATTCCCAACATCGACACCTTCCTCCTTGAGAATGGTATTTTACTGGAAAATCTAAATGTGTTTAAAGATGCCAGAACGCAACAAGCGTATGCTCCTTACTTTGAAAAGAGATTTTCATAATAAACTGTTATCATAAACTTGACATGTTCACTTTGAAAATACGTTCCATTTGGAGTTTCAACATCCTGTTTCAGAAGAAAATCATTCACTTGAAGCTTCTATACATCGCTGGACACAACTGGATTCAGTTTGGTAACATATGTTCTAACATGCACTGAGAAATTGTTTAACTTGGTAATTACTTCGATATTATAATTCAATAACTTGTAGAATAGTTATTCATAGTTTAGATAACCTGAGGTAGTACGTTTTTGCTGTGATTTTTAATATGCTCCTGGTAGAACATACTGATATTAATAACTACACAATAGTACAATGCCTTTACATGCCGTTATTCCCATGGaaataaaacagatgaaagCTATTGGGGATTACATAATCACatgaaaatttttttttttttttaggaaggaTAGATTTAACAACGTCGTAAAGTTTGCACCACATTTAGTTACATAAGGTGTTGACAAACAGATAGCTTCACGCAGATAAGAGCTGTAAAGGGACTCATCTTTCGTTTAATGATTCGACCTCCACTTAAACTCGGGTATTTCAAGTTGGAATAGCTGGTATCTGTTGGAAAGCTCCGAAGTGGTAGTGCAGCTAAGGAAGTGTTAAGCAAGGATAGAAACATGAATCCTTCTTTTCAGCAGGCTACTGAGTTAGCATAGGAAGTATTGGAGAACAAAACCAGGGGACTGGCTGAGAGGTGAGTCGACTAAAACAAGTGTAGTTGCCCGGTTTAGTTAACACAGTATGAGCCATACACTGGGCCTTACCAGCATTCTGATCCCGGGGCCAGAGGTAGTATGTGGCCGGGATCACAATGAGTCCAACGAAGGACGTGAGGAAATAGAAAAACGTATTCCCGCTGTCGTCATATTGGAACTGTTGGCCCGCCATTTCGTAGCGGCGCTGGGGTCGCCGTTCTTCTCCACCGCCGCTAACCCCCTTGTGCTGACCCGATGTAAGCGAGTTGTCAGACCGACAGGCAGCCAGCTAGCAGCAGCCAGCCAACACAGCTCTGGTCATGGGTGTACGTGGTGTACGCATGCGCAATGAGGCCGCTCTTCTTCTCCGTGACAGGGTAGCCAGATATACTGACCTCTAGAGGTAGAGGGTAGATACCCATTTTCATGCTGTTCATTCAAAACGAGGCAGACTCGAAAAATTAAACGCCAAATCTGTTAAAGCATTAATTAGTACAGtattttttctctattattttACAATAAATTGTCAGCCATTAAGATATGATTGATCACTATTAAAGGCGTTTTTTTTGTAAACATCTCCATTGAAATGGAATTTTGTGAGATGCCAGACACgttgtttttaagtcatttttgagttttgaaaaaaatgcatttttttggcattttgagtcTGTAGTcgtcgtgtcaggaccaattttccAAAACATCACCCAAATTCGACTTTTGCATTTTGATTCATTTCTTCGCTTTCCTTAATGTTCAGATGGTCTAAGGATGCCAAACAAGTATTTTTTctagtttttcaaaaaaacaccTCCATTTTACTAAATACATGCCCCCTAAGAATTGCGTAACACACCCTCTTGTATCGCAATGAGCCTTTATCTGGTAAATGTAGTTTTATATGGGTCTAAGGAAACGCTAAAAGCATGACTTTGGACTACAACACCCATGATTCCAAAGCTTCACTAAGCTTGCTATCCGGACCACGCCTACCGAGTCAATCTCCTGTAATCCTCGCTGTGTACAGCGCTGTTCTCTGCGGGGTATTTTCACTTGTATCATCACAGAAATCCACGTGAAGACATGGACAACTCCGGGAAAGAGAAGGAAGCTATTCAGCTGATGGCTGACGCTGACAAAAAAGTCAAGTCCTCCGGCTCTTTTTTGGGAGGGATGTTTGGAGGGTAAGAGCACTGcaccaaacaagcagcagcagctagcAAGCATTAACTGTCAAAGTTGGCTCGCCGCCTGCTTCTCTGCTATCGTGCCTTAATCCATCGTTTTTGTGCCCAAACACCAATAAATATGGACTGACGTCTTGTTCTAAAGCAGCTGCTAATGATGCTGTGCACCTTTCATAAAC encodes the following:
- the sec63 gene encoding translocation protein SEC63 homolog yields the protein MAGQQFQYDDSGNTFFYFLTSFVGLIVIPATYYLWPRDQNAEQLRLKSLRRVHGRCLWYRLRLMKSQQSIIPTLKKAALLFGWVVFLLLAYKVSKLDREYQEYNPYEVLGLDPGASPSQIKKQYHLLSLKYHPDKGGDEAMFMMIAKAYAALTNEQSRQNWELYGNPDGPGATSFGIALPAWIVDQKNSMLVLLVYGFAFMVILPVVVGTWWYRSIKYSGDQILINTTQLFMHFMYKTPNMNMKRLGMVLTAAFEFDPRSNKEATIRPTDNIEVPQLIRELGNINVKKKEPPFCYPYSLKARVLVLSHLARMEVSEELEEDQRFVVRKCPALLQEMINVGCQLTMMANSRGGFHAPRLVTIENCMKLTQMTVQGLQESKSPLLQLPHFEEDNLRYCISKKYKVRSLQDLVSLKDSDRRIMLRFLGEEKYDEVMSVLGSFPHITMETKLQVLDDEDSNNITAGSIVTVTVTLTRKRMVEVFEKEQEQQLQCPGGEEVANAEEGQGDASKAKVKVWQNKNKGAKKTAKSKKKKLTKKKALPATVKAKQANGNVTGNEAPAAAAAAAAATAAAATTAAKEEDDEASDKSCESDEGEANKDSPSERDEDSDKQSDTEVDEMAGDDEEEWEALQQSIQRRERALLETKSKVTHPVYSLYFPEEKQEWWWLYIADRKDQTLVSMPYHVCTLKDTEEVELKFPAPSKTGNYQYSVILRSDSYMGLDQIKPLKLEVHEAKAMLDNHPQWDIPDTEEEDEEQEDSDGIEESEDDDEDND